In Salmo salar chromosome ssa15, Ssal_v3.1, whole genome shotgun sequence, one genomic interval encodes:
- the chdh gene encoding choline dehydrogenase, mitochondrial: protein MLSAAASGKVGFSMGMGVGRCVSAWLRGSPNALNRRRDWDPSPRYSTTAAKPSTPSFNYVIVGAGSAGCVLANRLTEDPQESVLLLEAGPKDRTLGNVRLSWKIHMPAALTYNLCDDKVNWFYHTLPQEHMNNRVMYWPRGRVWGGSSSLNAMVYIRGHGEDYNRWQREGAEGWDYDHCLPYFRKAQCHELGGDRYRGGSGPLHVSRGKTNHPLHRAFIEAGQQAGYPFTNDMNGFQQEGLGWMDMTIYEGKRWSTASAYLRPVLNRANLRTEVQCLTTRILFDGRRAVGVEYTQNGEKKQVFAEKEVILSGGAINSPQLLMLSGVGNADDLKQLDIPVVQHLPGVGSNLQDHLELYVQQQCTQPITLYKAQKPFHMVKIGLEWLLQYTGYGATAHLESGGFIRSRGGVAHPDIQFHFLPSQVIDHGRVASKIEAYQVHVGPMRSTSIGWLKLKSASPLEHPIIQPNYLSTDTDVWEFRECVKLSREIFSQKAFDPFRGPEVQPGPECQSDAEIDAFVRHKADSAYHPSCTCKMGSPSDPMAVVDPETRVLGLEGLRVVDASIMPSVVSGNLNAPTIMIAEKAADIIRGRPALSDPGVPVYQPGSLETQR from the exons ATGCTCTCTGCAGCTGCTTCAGGCAAAGTTGGGTTCAGTATGGGGATGGGAGTGGGCAGGTGTGTGTCAGCCTGGTTAAGAGGGTCCCCCAATGCCCTGAACAGAAGGAGGGACTGGGACCCCTCTCCCAGGTACAGCACCACAGCAGCCAAACCCAGCACCCCGTCCTTCAACTATGTCATCGTGGGCGCTGGCTCGGCGGGCTGCGTCCTGGCCAACCGTCTCACGGAGGATCCCCAGGAGTCAGTGCTCCTGCTGGAGGCCGGCCCTAAGGACAGGACCCTGGGCAACGTCCGCCTCTCCTGGAAGATCCACATGCCGGCCGCCCTCACCTACAACCTGTGTGACGACAAGGTCAACTGGTTCTACCACACCCTGCCCCAGGAGCACATGAACAACCGGGTGATGTACTGGCCCCGCGGCAGGGTGTGGGGTGGCTCCTCCTCTCTCAACGCCATGGTGTACATCCGGGGCCACGGTGAGGACTACAACCGCTGGCAGAGGGAGGGGGCGGAGGGCTGGGACTACGACCACTGCCTACCCTACTTCCGCAAGGCCCAGTGCCACGAGCTGGGAGGCGACCGGTACCGGGGAGGCAGCGGGCCCCTGCATGTGTCCCGGGGGAAGACGAACCACCCTCTACACCGGGCCTTCATAGAGGCTGGCCAGCAGGCTGGGTACCCCTTCACTAATGACATGAACGGCTTTCAGCAGGAGGGCTTGGGCTGGATGGACATGACCATCTATGAAG GTAAGAGGTGGAGCACAGCCAGTGCGTACCTGCGGCCGGTCCTTAACCGAGCCAACCTGAGGACAGAGGTGCAATGTCTGACCACCAGGATCCTGTTTGATGGGAGGAGAGCTGTGGGTGTGGAGTACACTCAGAACGGGGAGAAGAAGCAG gtttttgctgaAAAGGAGGTCATTCTCAGTGGTGGGGCCATCAACTCCCCACAGCTTCTCATGCTGTCCGGGGTGGGCAACGCTGATGACCTGAAACAGCTAGACATCCCTGTGGTCCAGCATCTACCAG GAGTGGGCAGTAATCTTCAGGATCACCTGGAGCTGTATGTTCAGCAGCAGTGCACTCAGCCCATCACCCTGTACAAGGCCCAGAAGCCTTTCCACATGGTCAAGATTGGCCTGGAGTGGCTCCTCCAATATACAG GATACGGGGCCACGGCCCACCTGGAGAGCGGGGGCTTCATCCGGAGCAGAGGGGGCGTGGCCCACCCCGACATCCAGTTCCACTTTCTGCCCTCGCAGGTCATCGACCACGGCCGCGTCGCCTCCAAGATAGAAGCTTACCAG GTTCACGTGGGACCAATGAGAAGTACTAGTATTGGATGGTTAAAGCTGAAGAGCGCCAGCCCTCTAGAGCACCCAATCATCCAGCCCAACTACCTCTCAACAG aCACAGATGTATGGGAGTTCAGGGAGTGTGTCAAGCTTTCTCGGGAGATCTTCTCCCAGAAGGCCTTCGACCCATTCCGGGGGCCCGAGGTACAGCCAGGGCCTGAGTGTCAGTCAGACGCCGAGATTGATGCGTTTGTGCGTCACAAGGCTGACAGCGCCTACCATCCGTCCTGCACGTGTAAGATGGGTTCTCCGTCTGACCCAATGGCGGTGGTGGACCCAGAGACGCGCGTGCTGGGCCTCGAGGGCCTCCGTGTGGTCGACGCCTCCATCATGCCCAGCGTCGTCAGCGGCAACCTCAACGCCCCCACCATTATGATCGCGGAGAAGGCTGCTGACATCATCAGAGGGCGACCGGCGCTCAGCGACCCCGGGGTGCCTGTGTACCAGCCGGGATCTCTAGAGACCCAGCGATGA